AGGGACGAGGGTGGCGGTGGTCTACTACCTGTGCCGGAACCACCACCTGGAGCACCCGCACTTCATGGAGGTGCCACTCGCCTCCCCACAAGGCCTCTACCTGCGAGGTTAGTTAGTAAGCTGCAACTCACGCCTTACCGGTGTTGTTAGCGAGTGTTGAAAATAGAATGATGCCTTACCATGAATGATTGCAACTTGTTTGTTCAGATGTGATTGGCCGGCTGGACGCCCTGAGAGGGAAGGGCATGGCCGCCAAGTATTCCTGGTCCTGCAAGAGGTACCTATTGATATTGAGACCCGTCTGTTACCCAACAAACATTGTGTTTATTCATAAGGCAACGATGCAATGCAGGAGCTACAAGACTGGATTCGTGTGGCACGACCTTTCCGCGGATGATCTGCTGCTGCCCACGCAAGGAACAGAGTACGTCCTCAAGGGCTCCGAGCTCCCATTCGACCACTCAAAGCCTCTGCCAATGCCGGGTATTAATTCCATGAACCATGAGCAACTGTAATTTGTTTCTTTTTTGAACTGCGACCTAGTCATATATACTACTGTTTCAGATCATCAGCAGAACAATGCAGTATGTGCAAAGGTTCAGCCCTGCAAGCCGGCTCGACAACAAGACTCGCCTCCTTCTCCTGGATCGTCAAACCAAGGGTGGACTTCCAAGTCTCCGTCTCCTACTCCTACAACTTACCCTGCAGTTCCAGTCATCAAAGAGGAAgtaccaccgccgccgccgtcaccacGGCCACCAACAGCAACAACTCGTGCTGCTGTTGTTCCAGCCATGAAAGATGTCGCAGTGCCACCGCGACTTCCCCAGCTGGTCTCGCCGTCCACACCGTCTGCctccaccattggggacgaagaGCAATGCAGAATACCACCGCATTCAGGCTCCTCGAGCAACTCGTCGCCCAAGACAAGCATGGCTTCCTCAGACACAAGCTCACCCAGCCCCCCCAAACCCGCAGCGGCAGGGAGCGACGCGGCCACACAGACGGATGATAAAGCGCGGTGGGACGACGTGAAGCTGCAACACAGACAGGGAACAGcaagagcatcatcatcatcatcgctggaAGGGCCAGAGATCGTCGTGGACGAGGAAGAATCCCGTTGCTCGCGTGCGCCGGCAGGGGAGGACCAGCCTCGCAGCAGGAGGAGCGGGACCCTGCAGTCTCTGATACGGGCGGAGGCGGCCGGCAGGAGGAGGTGCCTTCCTCTGCCGGTGGAGGACGACAGGGCTGCTGCTGCCACGGGCGGCTCCGTCAGCGGCAGGCTGAAGCCGGCCAACCTGCTGATGCGCCTCATGGCCTGCGGGCCGAGCCACCCCGGCGGCTTCGGCTTGGTGCAGACCTCGTCGTCGTACAAGCCGTGTTTCCCGCAGCTCGAGTACCCGTCGTCTCCGGAGCTGTCTCCTCTCGGCGCGCTCAAGCCTGCAGAAAATTGCAGCGGGCGCCTGCTCGACGGCGCACTTAAACGCTCTTCTTCTTCGTCGCGCAGTCACCAGGAAGGGTACGCACGTAATAATGTCGATCGATCGCCGCCTTGGACATAATTATCTGTTTGTACATGTTCATGCCTGCCTGCCTTTTCTCAATATATCGATCCTGAAGCATGCAACACAATTGCAGAGTTActtgcgaagaagaagaagcgtGGCCGAAGGGGTT
This genomic window from Aegilops tauschii subsp. strangulata cultivar AL8/78 chromosome 4, Aet v6.0, whole genome shotgun sequence contains:
- the LOC109767728 gene encoding uncharacterized protein isoform X1 — encoded protein: MCPMQAAGSRQGLIYKRAWSLLNPELAREDQAQQYLIVSDNLSRSSSRRRLIRLYTQPYMSLEDPRSAMEGRARRRASPSGMRTKAVRVEPEPQPTRRHQPGTRVAVVYYLCRNHHLEHPHFMEVPLASPQGLYLRDVIGRLDALRGKGMAAKYSWSCKRSYKTGFVWHDLSADDLLLPTQGTEYVLKGSELPFDHSKPLPMPDHQQNNAVCAKVQPCKPARQQDSPPSPGSSNQGWTSKSPSPTPTTYPAVPVIKEEVPPPPPSPRPPTATTRAAVVPAMKDVAVPPRLPQLVSPSTPSASTIGDEEQCRIPPHSGSSSNSSPKTSMASSDTSSPSPPKPAAAGSDAATQTDDKARWDDVKLQHRQGTARASSSSSLEGPEIVVDEEESRCSRAPAGEDQPRSRRSGTLQSLIRAEAAGRRRCLPLPVEDDRAAAATGGSVSGRLKPANLLMRLMACGPSHPGGFGLVQTSSSYKPCFPQLEYPSSPELSPLGALKPAENCSGRLLDGALKRSSSSSRSHQEGVTCEEEEAWPKGFNNNLPKRTSDPPSGRTASCSKAVSFRDE
- the LOC109767728 gene encoding uncharacterized protein isoform X2, which encodes MSLEDPRSAMEGRARRRASPSGMRTKAVRVEPEPQPTRRHQPGTRVAVVYYLCRNHHLEHPHFMEVPLASPQGLYLRDVIGRLDALRGKGMAAKYSWSCKRSYKTGFVWHDLSADDLLLPTQGTEYVLKGSELPFDHSKPLPMPDHQQNNAVCAKVQPCKPARQQDSPPSPGSSNQGWTSKSPSPTPTTYPAVPVIKEEVPPPPPSPRPPTATTRAAVVPAMKDVAVPPRLPQLVSPSTPSASTIGDEEQCRIPPHSGSSSNSSPKTSMASSDTSSPSPPKPAAAGSDAATQTDDKARWDDVKLQHRQGTARASSSSSLEGPEIVVDEEESRCSRAPAGEDQPRSRRSGTLQSLIRAEAAGRRRCLPLPVEDDRAAAATGGSVSGRLKPANLLMRLMACGPSHPGGFGLVQTSSSYKPCFPQLEYPSSPELSPLGALKPAENCSGRLLDGALKRSSSSSRSHQEGVTCEEEEAWPKGFNNNLPKRTSDPPSGRTASCSKAVSFRDE